CTGACCTTTCTGAAAATTAAATACACCCGCATTTCCAAAATTCTGAGCATCGGTAATGTAACCGGTGCTTTTTATAAACCGCCTGAATTCAGCAACCGTTACCGGCGTTCTATCCATATAAAAGGATTTGACCGTTACCTGATGAACGGACTTTTCATTCGACAAGCCTTTTCCCGAGCCCATCATAAACGTTCCGCCAAGAAAGTGAACCATACCTGATCTATTAGTTTTGGGCTGGTGTACTAGCTGCTTTAATTCTTTTTTGAATGTTGGAGATTTGCTTTCGGTAATGGTCGTATTCTTCCGTTGATAACATCCCGAAACAGACATCGAAATAATAAATGAGAGTACAAACAATCGGTTCGACATAAGCTTAGTTTAGAGGTTGATTGATTCTTTCGTTGAAACAGTTCGCCATATCAAACAACTACCGCAATATGATGACGATTCCGTTTCAATCGTTAAAATACACATTCGTCGGATACAATATCTGCCGAATTTAGTATCTTTTCAAAATAATTGAACAACACCTGTTATGCCGAATAAGCCTTTCCTTTTACTCCTTGCCTTTACTGTGTTCTTCATTTTTCGCCCCAGCACAACTGTGGCTTCCAATCCTTTAAAACCTTACTTGTGGAAAAATGTGGTCGTGCTCTATCAGTTAAAAGCCGATCCGGTAAAAGAAGAATCGGCTTTCCAGCAAACCATCGACAAAAATTTTCAGCGGTTCAAGCAGGACAAACTGGTATTCATTGACTTAACAGGAAAAAATACGGGGAAATTACATGCACAACTAACTCCTGAAGCACTCGAAACCATCAGAAAACGTTTTAAGACAGAGGCAAACCAGTCGATGTATATCATTGTCGGAATGGACGGCTGGGAGAAATTTCGTCAGACCGGACGCTTCAATCCAAGTGAATTTATTGACATAATAATGCAATATTCTTCTTCCAACTCCGAAAAGTAATTAACAATCACCTCGTCGCTATCACTTGATTTCCTTGCAATTGAACAATATATTTCTAACAATTGCCGAAATTGTTAATAACTGTTAAATGATTTTCTGGCATTGTGCCTCCTTTTTGCCGTAACTTTTTTCAAACCTAAGGAAACTAAGTGGCTATACTCATTCAAGCCAATCATTCTAACGGGCATCTTTTAAAACCCCAATGATGAAAAAAAGAGCCATAACCGGGATGATGGTCTTTATATTTCTTTTTGCTTACCCCGGGAAAGCCGGTGTTGTGGATGATTATTCTTCCCCCCAAAATTCCCCTGAAAAGCTGATCGAAATCGAGACATCCCTTAAAAACAGCCCTGCCACCCAACGACTGGTTAAGCACTGGCTGATTGGAGATACCGAAGGTTACATTACAGCCTGGTATTACCATGATAAACTATTCCTGATCGAGGAGTCCAGTTCCGAAGAGGGAGG
This Prolixibacter sp. NT017 DNA region includes the following protein-coding sequences:
- a CDS encoding DUF4174 domain-containing protein, with amino-acid sequence MPNKPFLLLLAFTVFFIFRPSTTVASNPLKPYLWKNVVVLYQLKADPVKEESAFQQTIDKNFQRFKQDKLVFIDLTGKNTGKLHAQLTPEALETIRKRFKTEANQSMYIIVGMDGWEKFRQTGRFNPSEFIDIIMQYSSSNSEK